One window from the genome of Methyloradius palustris encodes:
- a CDS encoding zf-HC2 domain-containing protein, translating to MILLSCKQASILVSTSLDRSLSLRERVSLRLHLTICDGCTRFSQQLHAIRVFLRKRVSVIEADTELHLSKDAKIRIAEAIQAHSE from the coding sequence ATGATATTACTGAGCTGCAAACAAGCCAGTATTTTAGTTTCTACATCGCTAGACCGCAGCTTGTCATTGCGTGAGCGTGTGAGCCTACGTCTACATTTGACGATATGTGATGGGTGTACCCGCTTCAGTCAACAACTGCATGCTATACGTGTATTTTTACGAAAAAGAGTATCAGTGATAGAGGCAGATACTGAATTGCATCTCTCTAAAGATGCAAAAATACGTATTGCTGAAGCCATACAAGCGCATTCAGAATAA
- a CDS encoding VTT domain-containing protein — MELVHALLHLDQFLNAIIVQYGAAIYAILFAIVFSETAILALFFLPGDPLLFISGALAATGAVKLWVLMGLLFIAAVLGSNLNYWLGNLLGRKIVTHDYKWLNRHALDSTNAFYEKHGAVTFLVSLFIPICRTFAPFIAGFSNMTYRKFQLFSAVGAALWVLVLILGGYFFGNIPVIRDHLNIIVLLGVGFGLAIPLVNAIFRYIKN, encoded by the coding sequence TTGGAACTCGTTCATGCACTTCTACATTTAGACCAGTTTCTAAACGCGATCATCGTTCAATACGGCGCAGCTATATATGCCATATTGTTTGCGATCGTATTCTCAGAGACGGCGATACTTGCCTTGTTTTTCTTGCCTGGTGATCCACTTTTATTTATAAGCGGGGCTTTGGCCGCTACTGGCGCAGTCAAACTTTGGGTGTTGATGGGCTTACTTTTTATTGCAGCGGTATTGGGGAGTAATCTTAACTACTGGCTTGGCAACCTGCTTGGCAGAAAAATCGTGACTCATGATTACAAATGGCTAAATCGTCATGCGCTAGATTCAACCAATGCGTTTTATGAGAAACATGGTGCTGTCACATTTCTTGTTTCCCTTTTTATCCCGATATGCCGAACATTTGCCCCCTTTATTGCGGGATTTTCTAATATGACCTATCGGAAATTTCAGCTATTTAGTGCGGTTGGCGCCGCACTCTGGGTTCTGGTGCTTATTTTAGGGGGGTATTTCTTCGGTAATATTCCAGTCATTCGCGATCATCTGAATATCATCGTTTTGCTCGGGGTAGGATTCGGGTTAGCTATTCCTTTAGTTAACGCTATCTTCAGATACATAAAGAACTAA
- a CDS encoding peroxiredoxin: MTTLRLGDIAPDFTQESSVGPISFHQWLGDSWGILFSHPSDFTPVCTTELGATAKLADEFKKRNVKAIALSVDPVDSHLSWIKDINETQSTTVNFPILADADKKVSNLYDLIHPNASTTATVRSVFVIDPNKKIRLTLTYPASTGRNFDEILRVIDSLQLTEYHSVATPANWKDGDDVVIVPSITDPEVLKTKFPKGFKAIKPYLRLTPQPNK; the protein is encoded by the coding sequence ATGACCACTCTCAGACTCGGCGATATCGCCCCAGATTTCACACAAGAATCCAGCGTTGGTCCCATTTCATTTCACCAATGGCTGGGCGATAGCTGGGGTATCCTTTTTTCACACCCTTCTGACTTCACGCCAGTGTGCACCACAGAGCTCGGAGCTACGGCAAAACTGGCAGACGAATTCAAAAAACGTAATGTCAAAGCCATTGCGCTATCGGTAGACCCTGTTGATTCCCACTTAAGCTGGATTAAAGATATTAACGAAACACAATCAACCACAGTCAATTTTCCTATCTTGGCGGATGCAGATAAGAAGGTTTCTAATCTCTACGATCTGATTCATCCGAATGCAAGCACCACCGCAACCGTACGATCAGTATTCGTGATTGATCCGAATAAGAAAATTCGTCTAACGCTGACTTACCCAGCAAGCACAGGCCGAAATTTCGATGAAATTCTGCGCGTGATTGATTCGTTGCAACTCACTGAATATCATAGTGTAGCGACGCCAGCAAACTGGAAAGATGGCGACGATGTAGTGATTGTGCCTTCAATCACAGACCCTGAAGTATTAAAAACCAAGTTCCCTAAAGGTTTCAAGGCAATCAAGCCTTATTTACGCCTGACACCGCAACCTAACAAATAA
- a CDS encoding EamA family transporter: MPAMPDWFYWALLSALFAAMTAIFAKIGLGGINSDLATLIRTFFILFVLAAFVYFTKAWSNIFVISAKSWVFLFLSAIATGASWVCYFRALKIGDATKVAPLDKLSLVMVAIFAVIFLGERPGLYNWLGILMIAAGVILIGIKA, from the coding sequence ATGCCTGCAATGCCAGATTGGTTTTATTGGGCGCTACTCTCAGCGCTGTTTGCCGCGATGACTGCCATCTTCGCCAAAATTGGCTTGGGTGGCATCAACTCAGACCTTGCTACTTTAATCCGTACTTTCTTTATCCTTTTCGTACTCGCAGCCTTTGTTTACTTCACTAAAGCTTGGTCCAACATTTTTGTGATATCCGCCAAATCTTGGGTTTTCCTGTTTTTATCGGCAATTGCCACTGGTGCTTCATGGGTCTGTTATTTTAGAGCACTCAAAATCGGCGATGCGACCAAAGTGGCGCCTTTAGACAAACTTAGTCTAGTAATGGTGGCCATTTTTGCAGTTATTTTTCTGGGTGAACGACCCGGCTTATACAACTGGCTGGGGATTTTAATGATTGCTGCTGGAGTGATTCTGATAGGAATCAAGGCATAA
- a CDS encoding RNA-binding S4 domain-containing protein, which translates to MTTSPQTIEFELRNEYVELCNLLKLVGLADSGGRGKVMVAEGLVKVDGVLETRKTAKIRAGQIVELGDTHIHVVSPISS; encoded by the coding sequence ATGACAACATCACCACAGACTATAGAGTTTGAACTACGTAATGAATACGTCGAGTTGTGTAATCTACTAAAGCTGGTTGGCTTGGCCGATAGTGGTGGACGCGGAAAAGTCATGGTAGCAGAAGGATTGGTAAAAGTTGATGGGGTTCTGGAAACGCGTAAAACAGCGAAAATCAGAGCTGGGCAGATTGTTGAATTAGGAGACACTCACATTCACGTTGTATCTCCTATTTCATCATAA
- a CDS encoding putative quinol monooxygenase: protein MKADTCCTLVPYFEVEADKLNEFKALTKTFVEQTKSETGCLFYAFSFSGLVAHCREGYVDAAALLAHLDNVGTLLQQALTMSKLFRLEVHGSASELDKLRAPLAGLNPQWFVLEDGGFRS from the coding sequence ATGAAAGCGGATACTTGTTGTACCTTAGTTCCATATTTTGAAGTTGAGGCTGACAAATTAAATGAATTCAAGGCGTTGACCAAAACGTTCGTGGAGCAGACAAAAAGCGAGACAGGTTGCCTGTTTTACGCATTTTCTTTTAGTGGGCTTGTTGCTCATTGCCGTGAAGGCTACGTTGATGCCGCTGCCTTATTAGCTCATTTGGATAACGTTGGTACTTTACTGCAGCAGGCTCTTACAATGTCCAAACTTTTTCGTCTGGAAGTACACGGATCAGCAAGCGAGTTGGATAAACTGCGTGCTCCATTGGCTGGTTTGAATCCGCAATGGTTTGTGCTCGAAGACGGCGGTTTTAGAAGCTAA
- a CDS encoding hypoxanthine-guanine phosphoribosyltransferase: MLASASLIHTADAVGAAIDRLALELTEVLHDKQPLIISVMGGAVVFSGQLLPKLQFPLEFNYVQASRYHNQTVGKEVLWKVTPGDDVIGRTVLLLDDILDEGHTLAAIKAKCLELGAKQVLIAVLTEKELGHAKPVQADFVGLTVPNRYVFGCGMDVYGWWRNLPAIYALND, translated from the coding sequence ATGCTTGCCAGCGCAAGCCTGATTCATACCGCAGATGCTGTAGGGGCGGCAATTGATAGATTGGCACTAGAGCTGACAGAGGTTCTTCATGATAAACAACCGCTTATAATTTCGGTGATGGGCGGTGCAGTTGTATTTTCGGGTCAATTACTACCGAAGTTACAATTTCCGCTTGAGTTTAATTATGTGCAAGCAAGCCGCTATCATAACCAAACTGTTGGTAAAGAAGTGTTGTGGAAAGTCACTCCTGGTGATGATGTGATTGGCCGTACAGTTTTATTGCTGGATGATATTTTGGACGAAGGACATACTTTGGCAGCTATCAAAGCTAAGTGCCTTGAATTAGGCGCCAAGCAAGTTTTAATAGCTGTACTGACTGAAAAAGAACTAGGTCACGCAAAGCCAGTACAAGCAGATTTTGTTGGCCTAACCGTACCTAATCGATATGTATTTGGATGTGGTATGGATGTATATGGCTGGTGGCGCAATTTACCTGCCATTTATGCCCTTAATGATTGA
- the galU gene encoding UTP--glucose-1-phosphate uridylyltransferase GalU, which translates to MQKITKAVFPVAGLGTRFLPATKASPKEMLPIVDKPLMQYAAEEAIAAGATELIFITGRNKRSIPDHFDKSYELEAELEARGKTEILDTLRGILPKGVSCIYIRQSEALGLGHAVLCAKPVVGDQPFAVILADDLVDGNPPAMKQMVDVYAEYGSSILGVEDVLPSETASYGIVDASKIATDILQLKGIVEKPKPADAPSTLAVIGRYILTPKIFDCLENVQPGKGGEIQLTDGIAALMQYEKVLAYRFKGTRYDCGSKLGYMKANVEFAMRHPEIGGEFLDYLRILKQSIT; encoded by the coding sequence TTGCAAAAGATTACTAAAGCCGTTTTCCCCGTTGCCGGTCTGGGCACACGATTTTTGCCAGCTACCAAAGCCAGCCCTAAAGAAATGTTGCCTATTGTTGATAAACCGCTCATGCAATATGCTGCTGAAGAGGCGATTGCGGCAGGTGCTACAGAACTCATTTTTATTACAGGGCGTAATAAAAGGTCTATTCCTGATCACTTTGATAAATCCTATGAATTAGAAGCGGAACTGGAAGCACGTGGTAAAACCGAAATTTTGGACACGTTGCGAGGCATTTTGCCTAAAGGCGTTTCGTGCATTTATATCCGTCAATCAGAAGCGCTGGGATTAGGTCATGCAGTGCTCTGTGCTAAACCAGTAGTGGGTGATCAGCCCTTTGCTGTGATACTTGCGGATGACTTGGTAGATGGAAATCCACCTGCTATGAAGCAAATGGTAGATGTGTATGCAGAATATGGCAGCAGCATACTCGGTGTTGAAGATGTATTACCTAGTGAAACCGCGAGCTATGGGATTGTCGATGCCAGCAAAATTGCGACTGATATATTGCAACTGAAAGGCATTGTTGAAAAACCAAAGCCAGCTGATGCACCTTCTACTCTGGCAGTGATTGGCCGCTATATATTGACGCCAAAAATATTTGATTGCCTTGAGAATGTACAACCAGGCAAAGGCGGCGAGATTCAACTGACCGACGGTATTGCAGCCTTGATGCAATATGAAAAAGTGCTTGCCTATCGATTCAAGGGTACCCGTTATGATTGTGGCAGCAAGCTTGGCTACATGAAAGCAAACGTCGAATTTGCGATGCGCCATCCTGAAATTGGTGGAGAGTTTCTAGATTATTTACGCATTCTAAAACAATCGATCACCTAA
- a CDS encoding polysaccharide biosynthesis protein produces the protein MKKLKPVNPITEIKLPIEWRSFSAFAYDIFAALISWILAYNLRFNFNIPSEFSLALQQIMLWAVPLQSVMFIAYGLYKGIWRFASLPDLKRILIAVFLGMLGVVAILIMLKPHGVVPRSVLILDPILLVLIMGGGRFAYRSWKEHTLYGSSQSQGEPVIILGAGEAAIALVKDLMRSEEWRVVGMLDDDVAIKGRYLLGVKVLGGITELPEIARSLNVSNVIVAMPSANHQARRKAVSLANFNHLTVLTVPAFDDLLSGKVTVSQIRRVEVEDLLGREPVHLNDDGLHAMIEGRVVMVTGAGGSIGAELCRQIIKYQPDLLICFDISEYALYAIEQEFKARFPQVQSIYVIGDVKNEKRLKLLLEKYQPSVVFHAAAYKHVPLMEQENVAAALANNVLGTYTLAKVCKELDVEKFVLISTDKAVNPTNVMGASKRLAEMVCQGLQDAQTARAINTRFVIVRFGNVLGSSGSVIPKFREQIAKGGPVTVTHPEITRYFMSIPEAAQLVMQAGLMGTGAEIFVLDMGEPVRIADLALDMIRLSGLNENEIEIQYTGLRPGEKLYEELLADDEHTLPTPHEKLRIAVARSADKAWVKALIKWVESTVSTDEPKIKEELKMWVEEYTGDINANQAESHKIDAMVQLAPRSSTLH, from the coding sequence ATGAAAAAATTAAAACCAGTGAATCCCATTACAGAAATCAAGCTACCTATAGAATGGCGTTCATTTTCGGCGTTTGCTTATGACATTTTTGCTGCATTAATTTCTTGGATACTTGCATATAATCTGCGATTCAATTTTAACATTCCGTCTGAGTTCAGTTTGGCCTTGCAGCAGATCATGCTATGGGCTGTTCCACTGCAAAGTGTAATGTTTATTGCTTATGGCCTCTATAAAGGCATATGGCGTTTTGCTAGCTTGCCAGACTTGAAACGCATATTGATTGCAGTCTTCCTAGGTATGTTGGGTGTTGTGGCTATTCTAATTATGCTTAAGCCACATGGTGTCGTTCCCAGATCGGTATTAATTCTTGACCCAATTTTATTGGTCCTGATTATGGGTGGTGGGCGTTTTGCTTATCGCTCTTGGAAGGAACATACGCTTTACGGGAGCAGCCAGTCTCAAGGGGAGCCGGTGATTATTCTGGGTGCAGGTGAGGCAGCAATAGCGTTGGTAAAGGACTTGATGCGAAGTGAAGAATGGCGTGTGGTGGGTATGCTGGATGATGATGTTGCAATCAAAGGAAGGTATCTTTTAGGTGTTAAGGTATTGGGCGGTATTACTGAATTGCCTGAGATTGCAAGGTCGTTGAATGTTTCTAATGTAATTGTTGCGATGCCTTCTGCAAATCACCAGGCAAGGCGCAAGGCTGTTAGCCTTGCTAATTTTAATCACTTAACCGTACTCACGGTACCAGCGTTTGATGATTTATTAAGCGGTAAAGTCACTGTTTCGCAAATTCGTCGGGTCGAGGTTGAAGATTTGCTGGGGCGTGAGCCAGTGCACCTGAACGATGATGGTTTGCATGCCATGATAGAAGGCCGAGTCGTCATGGTGACTGGCGCTGGCGGCTCAATAGGTGCTGAGCTTTGCCGTCAAATAATAAAATACCAACCAGACTTACTCATATGTTTTGATATATCTGAGTATGCCTTATACGCAATAGAGCAAGAGTTCAAGGCGCGTTTCCCACAAGTGCAATCCATTTATGTGATTGGGGACGTAAAGAATGAAAAGCGCCTGAAATTGCTCTTGGAGAAATACCAACCCTCAGTCGTTTTCCATGCGGCGGCATATAAGCATGTGCCTTTGATGGAGCAAGAGAACGTTGCCGCAGCGCTTGCCAATAATGTCTTGGGGACTTATACCTTAGCTAAAGTATGCAAAGAGCTTGATGTGGAAAAATTCGTACTGATTTCTACTGACAAAGCTGTCAACCCTACTAATGTGATGGGTGCAAGCAAACGGTTGGCTGAGATGGTTTGCCAGGGTTTGCAAGATGCGCAGACAGCAAGAGCAATCAACACTCGATTTGTGATTGTGCGTTTTGGTAACGTGTTGGGTAGTAGTGGCAGCGTGATTCCAAAATTCAGGGAGCAGATTGCGAAGGGCGGGCCAGTTACTGTGACTCATCCAGAGATTACCCGCTACTTCATGTCGATTCCTGAGGCTGCGCAGTTGGTGATGCAGGCTGGTTTAATGGGCACTGGCGCTGAGATTTTTGTACTGGATATGGGTGAGCCTGTTCGTATCGCTGATCTGGCCTTGGATATGATCAGGCTATCTGGCCTTAATGAAAATGAAATCGAAATTCAATATACTGGTCTTCGTCCAGGCGAGAAGCTTTATGAAGAGTTGCTTGCCGATGATGAGCATACGCTGCCTACGCCGCATGAAAAGCTTCGTATTGCCGTTGCTCGTTCAGCCGATAAGGCTTGGGTAAAAGCCTTGATTAAGTGGGTTGAATCAACTGTTTCAACCGATGAGCCAAAGATAAAAGAAGAGTTGAAAATGTGGGTGGAAGAATATACTGGCGATATAAATGCCAACCAAGCGGAGAGCCATAAGATTGATGCTATGGTGCAATTGGCGCCACGCTCATCTACACTGCATTAA
- a CDS encoding MraY family glycosyltransferase, with product MKTGLKNLILDIPNQRSLHHQSIPRSGGLAIMAGVLLTWVLYAHIWLWSALALILVLNSLLDDIKGLSIKWRFLIQIIASIFFLYYFGISLPWWLYVLTLFCMVWMVNLYNFMDGSDGLAGGMAFIGFGTYALAAYVAHDNQTVLMSASLASAALSFLIFNFHPAKIFMGDCGSIPLGFLAASIGFYGWQHGLWAVWFPILVFSPFIVDATVTLFKRACRRENVWQAHRSHYYQHLVQMGWGHRKTAIYEYILMISVAISALILNQCQWIELVTGLSIWIVIYGIIVLLIDDRWKQFQHAATVIR from the coding sequence TTGAAAACTGGTTTGAAAAATCTCATTCTGGATATACCCAACCAGCGATCTTTGCATCATCAGTCTATTCCACGGTCTGGCGGCTTGGCCATTATGGCTGGTGTATTGTTGACTTGGGTTTTATATGCACATATATGGCTTTGGTCGGCATTGGCTTTAATCTTGGTATTGAACTCGTTGCTAGATGATATTAAGGGCTTGTCTATTAAATGGCGTTTCCTGATTCAGATAATCGCCTCAATTTTTTTTCTTTATTACTTTGGCATAAGCCTGCCTTGGTGGTTATATGTCTTAACTCTTTTCTGCATGGTATGGATGGTAAATCTTTATAACTTCATGGATGGCTCAGATGGCCTTGCAGGCGGTATGGCATTTATTGGTTTTGGGACTTATGCGCTAGCCGCCTATGTAGCCCATGACAACCAGACTGTTTTAATGAGCGCTTCCCTGGCTAGCGCTGCTTTATCTTTTCTTATTTTCAATTTCCACCCGGCCAAGATATTTATGGGAGACTGTGGATCAATTCCACTTGGTTTTCTGGCTGCCTCAATCGGCTTTTATGGTTGGCAACATGGCTTATGGGCTGTCTGGTTCCCTATTCTTGTTTTTTCACCTTTTATAGTTGATGCAACGGTCACTTTGTTTAAGCGTGCTTGTCGTCGAGAGAATGTATGGCAAGCTCATCGCTCCCACTATTATCAGCATCTTGTGCAAATGGGCTGGGGACACAGAAAAACTGCAATTTATGAATATATTCTGATGATTTCAGTAGCTATATCTGCTTTGATACTCAATCAATGTCAGTGGATTGAACTAGTGACCGGGCTTTCAATTTGGATAGTAATCTATGGCATTATCGTGTTGCTCATTGATGATCGCTGGAAACAATTTCAGCATGCTGCAACAGTCATTCGGTAA
- a CDS encoding UDP-glucose 4-epimerase family protein: MAIETSLIMRFLVTGANGFVGSRLIRRLVADGYNVKAIVRSDQPIASHANKIIVPCVNAETDWSVYLHDIEIIVHLAARVHVMNELSNDSLTAFQEVNLHATVNLAVQAAKAGVRRFVYISSIKVNGEYTHSHPFTELDAPNPKDPYGISKWQTEQALRAVSIRTGMQIVIVRPPLIYGIGVKANFLNLMKLIDRRVPLPFGSINNKRSMLYVENLVDALVQCAIHEKAAGETYLLSDGYDVSTPELCRLIAMSFGRSVWMINFNLLIMYWLSKLLGKSAAIERLTQSLQIDSRKIRRDLGWSPPYTIEQGLAETVDWFKSIKN; this comes from the coding sequence TTGGCAATTGAAACTTCGCTAATAATGAGATTTCTAGTAACAGGTGCAAACGGTTTTGTCGGCAGTAGACTTATCCGAAGATTAGTAGCTGATGGATATAATGTTAAAGCGATCGTGCGGAGTGATCAGCCGATAGCCTCACATGCTAATAAAATTATTGTTCCTTGCGTTAATGCAGAGACCGATTGGTCAGTTTACTTGCATGATATCGAAATTATTGTTCATCTTGCCGCGCGGGTTCATGTAATGAATGAATTGTCGAATGACTCATTGACTGCTTTTCAGGAGGTAAATCTGCATGCTACTGTCAATTTGGCAGTGCAGGCAGCAAAGGCAGGCGTAAGAAGATTTGTATATATCAGTAGTATTAAAGTGAATGGTGAATATACACATAGCCATCCGTTTACTGAATTGGATGCACCGAATCCGAAAGATCCTTACGGCATTTCGAAATGGCAGACAGAGCAGGCATTAAGGGCGGTTTCTATTCGAACAGGTATGCAAATAGTGATTGTTCGCCCCCCACTTATTTACGGCATTGGAGTAAAAGCAAACTTTCTTAATCTTATGAAATTGATTGACCGAAGGGTGCCTTTGCCATTCGGTAGTATTAATAATAAACGTAGCATGCTGTATGTCGAGAATTTGGTGGATGCTTTAGTCCAGTGTGCTATACATGAAAAGGCAGCAGGGGAAACTTACTTGCTTAGTGATGGTTATGATGTTTCCACGCCAGAGTTATGTCGTTTAATAGCTATGTCCTTTGGTAGGTCTGTCTGGATGATAAATTTTAATTTACTCATTATGTACTGGCTAAGTAAGCTATTAGGTAAGTCAGCAGCAATTGAGAGGCTAACTCAATCTCTCCAGATTGATAGTAGAAAAATACGTCGCGATCTAGGCTGGTCTCCCCCATATACGATTGAACAGGGTCTTGCTGAAACTGTCGATTGGTTTAAGTCTATTAAAAATTAG
- a CDS encoding glycosyltransferase — MKDPLFSKANTISISIVSHLQGHLVKLLLQDIKENCKENSIEILLTINLPENLELDLIEYSFPIVITNNSKPKGFAENHNQAFTRAKGEYFCVLNPDIRINENPFEHLLHLLEDKSIGLAAPTVIGESGRLEDSMRKFPTPLKILGKVIGMSQVNDYEVGIEAIFPDWVAGMFMMFRYDMFKKLNGFDQKYFLYYEDVDLCARLRLGGHKVVVSPQSQIIHYARRSSHHKLKYLIWHLSSMLQFFSSAVYWQLKLR, encoded by the coding sequence ATGAAAGACCCTCTGTTTAGCAAAGCTAATACTATATCAATTTCAATTGTGAGCCACTTGCAAGGCCATTTGGTCAAATTACTTTTACAAGATATAAAAGAAAACTGTAAAGAAAACTCTATCGAGATTTTACTTACAATTAATTTACCCGAGAATCTAGAATTAGATCTTATTGAATATTCTTTTCCTATAGTTATCACTAATAATTCTAAACCTAAAGGATTTGCAGAGAATCATAACCAAGCTTTCACTCGAGCAAAAGGTGAATACTTTTGTGTTCTCAATCCCGATATAAGAATCAATGAAAATCCATTTGAGCATCTACTTCATTTATTGGAAGATAAATCTATTGGATTAGCTGCACCCACTGTAATTGGAGAAAGTGGGCGTTTGGAAGATAGCATGCGCAAGTTTCCAACCCCACTAAAAATACTGGGGAAAGTAATTGGAATGTCTCAAGTAAATGACTATGAGGTAGGAATTGAGGCCATATTTCCTGATTGGGTCGCTGGGATGTTCATGATGTTCCGTTATGATATGTTCAAAAAGCTCAATGGGTTCGATCAAAAATACTTTCTGTATTATGAAGACGTTGATTTATGTGCCCGATTACGACTTGGGGGACATAAAGTCGTTGTTTCTCCGCAATCACAGATAATTCATTACGCAAGACGTAGTAGTCACCATAAGCTTAAATATCTCATTTGGCATCTAAGTAGCATGCTGCAATTTTTTTCTTCAGCAGTATATTGGCAATTGAAACTTCGCTAA
- a CDS encoding class I SAM-dependent methyltransferase, whose product MKKTIKNSNEYEKYFSHLKQISILGSIYKKYLSSPIIFISARFFGKDVIEIGSGIGSGLLGSFPNTVKGLDINPIAIDYCKSKGMRAELINIDGKFPISDSQFDCCVLDNVLEHIEDPQKTLDECYRITRQGGGLVIVVPGIRGFNSDIDHKKFYDSIDLKGLDVRWQFLNSFSIPFFFKSDVFSRLIRQYCLIAVYRKI is encoded by the coding sequence TTGAAAAAGACAATAAAAAACTCTAATGAATATGAAAAATATTTTTCACATTTAAAGCAAATTAGTATTCTCGGGAGTATTTATAAAAAATATCTCTCATCACCAATTATATTTATTAGTGCCCGTTTTTTTGGAAAAGATGTGATCGAAATAGGGTCTGGAATAGGTAGTGGGCTATTGGGGTCATTTCCCAATACAGTTAAAGGCTTAGATATTAATCCTATTGCTATTGATTATTGCAAGTCAAAAGGTATGCGTGCCGAATTGATTAATATTGATGGGAAATTTCCTATATCAGATAGTCAATTTGATTGTTGTGTACTTGATAACGTACTAGAGCATATAGAAGACCCGCAAAAGACACTAGATGAATGCTATCGGATAACTAGGCAGGGTGGAGGTCTTGTTATTGTAGTCCCTGGTATCCGTGGTTTTAATTCTGATATTGACCATAAAAAGTTCTACGACTCAATTGATTTAAAAGGGCTTGATGTGAGGTGGCAATTTCTCAATTCTTTTTCTATTCCTTTTTTCTTTAAAAGTGACGTTTTTTCACGTTTGATCAGGCAATATTGTTTAATAGCTGTTTACAGAAAAATTTAG
- a CDS encoding glycosyltransferase WbsX family protein, whose amino-acid sequence MGISRKQNIEAPDNSIKLIAMYFPQLHAIPENDEWWGKGFTDWDNVKSGVPQYDGHHQPRIPLKNNYYDQSELETLRWQINLAQQYGVHGFCHYHYWFDGKQLLETPTNLMLENKELDFPFCLSWANETWSKRWDGRDHHILIQQTHPATKHSWKKHYDYLIKAWKDPRAIKVDGKPVFVIYRPQRIEKIDGMLAYWRELAVKDGLPGLYFIFQKQYELPNSDCLNSFDAIFQFQPFEAVGSPSYNTRSIRHSQLFKLVRSLPEKYQDLLRGLRAKFIKELTFHNYEEAWQHIVEIRPDNKLTTYPGAFVDWDNTARYKKRATIFRGATPERFYFWMKKLVGTMSERKLPQNFIFLNAWNEWSEGTYLEPDEKTSHQYLEALEKALSTNSNN is encoded by the coding sequence ATGGGTATTTCTCGAAAACAAAATATAGAAGCGCCAGATAATTCAATAAAGTTAATTGCAATGTATTTCCCACAACTACATGCAATACCTGAAAATGATGAATGGTGGGGTAAAGGGTTTACCGATTGGGATAATGTTAAATCTGGAGTTCCGCAATATGATGGGCATCATCAGCCACGTATTCCGCTTAAAAACAATTATTACGATCAGTCTGAACTAGAGACATTACGCTGGCAGATTAATCTGGCCCAACAATATGGTGTGCATGGATTTTGTCACTATCATTACTGGTTTGATGGCAAACAATTGCTTGAAACCCCTACTAACTTAATGTTGGAAAATAAGGAGTTGGATTTCCCTTTTTGTTTGTCATGGGCGAATGAGACTTGGTCAAAAAGATGGGATGGTCGTGATCATCACATTCTTATCCAACAAACGCATCCTGCGACTAAACATAGTTGGAAAAAACACTATGACTATTTGATTAAAGCCTGGAAAGACCCTAGGGCAATTAAAGTGGATGGTAAACCTGTCTTTGTTATTTATAGACCACAACGTATAGAGAAGATTGATGGAATGTTGGCTTATTGGCGTGAGCTTGCTGTAAAAGATGGTCTGCCGGGACTATATTTTATTTTTCAGAAGCAATACGAACTACCTAATAGCGATTGTTTAAATTCATTCGATGCTATATTCCAATTTCAGCCTTTTGAGGCGGTTGGTTCTCCTTCATACAATACAAGATCAATCCGACATTCACAGCTATTTAAATTGGTTAGAAGCTTGCCTGAGAAATATCAAGATTTGCTGAGAGGTTTAAGAGCAAAATTTATTAAAGAACTAACTTTTCATAATTATGAGGAAGCATGGCAGCATATTGTAGAGATTCGGCCTGACAATAAATTAACTACTTATCCAGGAGCATTCGTAGATTGGGATAATACGGCGCGTTACAAAAAAAGAGCCACAATTTTTAGAGGGGCTACACCTGAGAGATTTTATTTTTGGATGAAAAAATTAGTTGGGACAATGAGTGAGAGAAAGTTACCTCAAAACTTCATTTTTCTTAACGCTTGGAACGAGTGGAGTGAGGGGACATATTTAGAGCCAGATGAGAAAACCTCACATCAATACCTAGAAGCGCTCGAGAAAGCGTTGTCGACTAACTCTAATAATTAA